The Hippea jasoniae genome includes the window AATCAAAACATACAGATCTTTAACATCTACAACAGTTTCAAGCCACTTTTTTTGTGATGCATCAACAATTACGCTGCCATCGTCTGCGCAACCAGCTAAAGCCTTCACAACGGCAATATCGTCTTTTTTAAAATAATTCTCATCGCTGTAGCCAAACTTTTCTAATTCTTTTTTTGATAAAATATCAACGCCGTTGAGTTTTGCATTTTCTTTAAACTGCTCAACACTATTCATCATCAATTCCTTTTTTTAGAAACAGGCCATTTTCATACTCATATATCAGCGGTTTTCCTGTCGGTATTTCGAATTTTGGAATGTCATTGTCTGAGATATTTTCTATAAATTTTACAACCGCCCTTAAGCTGTTGCCGTGTGCCACAATCAAAACATTTTTACCCGTCTTTAAGTCGGAAATAACTGTATCTTTAAAAAATGGTATCGTTCTTTCATAGTTATCCTTTAATGATTCTCCTTTTGGTGGGTTTATATCGTAGCTTCTTCTCCATTTATGCACTACATCTGCACCGTATTTGTCAGCAGTTTCCTGTTTATTTAAACCCTGAAGCTGACCGTAGTATCTTTCATTCAACGCCTCAACCTCATAAACGGGAAGCTGATTAATCGTATCTGGCATATTAGCCCACTCTTTCATCTTGCCTGTATCGTGTTTTACAATGGGGATCTTTGGACATTCACTTTTTGATAGTGCAATCATGGCTGTTTCAATAGCTCTTATCAAAACAGAGGTATACACAACATCAAAGCATAAATCTTTTAGTTTTTCACCAGCTTCAAGCGCCTCGTTGATTCCCTCCAAAGCAAGCGGCACATCAACCCATCCTGTAAATAGATTAAGCTTATTCCACATCGATTTACCATGCCTTAATAGAACAAGCCTTGCCATTTTATCTCTCCTTCTGTTAAAAGTAAGAAAATGGAGCCAGCGATAGGATTCGAACCTACGACCTGCTGATTACGAATCAGCTGCTCTACCCCTGAGCTACGCTGGCTTGCAGCATAATATTAAATAATTGAACTCTGTTGTCAAGCTACAATATTGTAATTTTTGAGATTTTGTGTTTTAATTGAAAAGGTCGGGCTTGAAAAAAACAGTGTAATGTTGTATAAGTTGCTCACTTTTGGAGGGTAAAGATGAGAGGAATTAAGAATGTTTTTGTTGTAGGAAGAATAAATCCCGATTTAGACAGCGTTGCTTCTACAATTGCTTTAGCTGAATTAAAGAATACCATAGATAAAGAAAACACCTATATTGCCGCTGTTTGTGGGGGAGTGGATGAGCCTACTCAAAAGTTTTTAGGTCATTTTAATATACCTTTTCCTAAATATATGAAGGATTTGAGGTTGCGTGTTGAAGATGTAATGACCTCCTCAAATGTGGTTACAGTTAATAAAGACGATTCTGTAACAGAGATATTTAAATTGATGCTAAAAGAAGACCTGATGGTTGTACCTGTAGTTGAAAATAATGGAAGTTTTGTGGGTTATTTTGGCATGATCGATATAGCAAGAAAATCTATCTCATCAGTAATGCCTGATATTTTTAGAAAAATTAAGACAAGTGTTAAAATTATCAAAAATGCTGTGGATGGAGAAACCATTGTTCCCTGCCAAAAAGAGGAAGAAACATTTATAGCTACCCTGATTATGGGAGTTATGGATGAGGAGGGGCTGTTAAATGTAATTGAGCGCATAGAGCCAGAAAATGCCGTAATGGTTGTTGGAAACAGGAAGGATCTCCAAAAAGCAGCGATAGATGTAGGTATTAGATGCCTTGTTTTGTCTCACGGATACAGGCCTGATGATGAGCTTATTAAGAAAGCAGAAGAAAACTGCGTATCTGTTATTGTATCTGAATATGATGCATTTGCAACGGTGGGTTTGATTGAGTGGAGTACGCCTGTTGAGAGTATATGTGAGAAAAGCACTATCACAGTAAAACCAACAGATCTTGTAAATGATATAAAGGAAAAGGTCTATAAGTCAAGCAACAGGGCATTAGCTGTTACTGACAATCAAAACAGAGTAAAAGGCATTATTACAAGAACAGATATTATAAAATTTAATAAACGCAATGTTATTTTAGTTGATCATTCAAGTACAGCAAATGCCCCTGAGGGAATTTTTGAGTGTAATGTGCTTGAAATAATAGACCACCACAGGTTAGGTGATATTCAAACGGGATTTAAAACAAGATATAGAATAGAACCGTGGGGTGCAACGGCATCTATAATAGCAGATGAATTCAGGATTTCTGGAACAAAACCATCAAAAACGGCCATGCTTTTACTTCTGGGTGGCATTTTAGAGAATACAAACTTCTTAAACGATGAAAAAACAACTGAACACGATATAGATGCAGCAAAATGGTTATGCTCTGTGTGGGATGTTGAATTTAACGACATGGTTGAGGATATTAAAAACGCTATAAATTCTTAAAGGGTAGGAGGTTTTCCCATGATCAATCCAACCACAGCTTTGTATCTAACATTTCTTGCTTCCTTTCTGTCGATTGGATATGCCTTATTTACCGCTTACTATGTGCTTTCTCAGGATGATGGCAACGACAGAATGAAGGAGATTGCTAAAGCAATTCAGGAGGGTGCAGCGGCTTTTCTTGCAAGGGAATACAAAAGTATTGCAATCGTTGCTGTAATTATTTTTGCCATCCTGTGGGCTTTGGGTGCAAAAAGTGAGCATTTTGGATTTCTCACAGCTATAGGCTATCTTACAGGTGCGATTTTGAGCGGTCTTGCCGGTTTTATCGGTATGTTTGTGGCTGTAAGAACTAATGTTAAAACAGCCCAGATGGCAAAAAACGGTCTTGCCAGGGCGTTAAATCTGGCCTTTAAAGGTGGCTCTGTTACAGGCTTTCTGGTGACAGGTTTTGGCCTTTTGGCTATTGCAGGATTTTACTATGTTGCTGTGTATCTATTTAAGCAGCCTGTTGAGCATACAATTAAAGCATTGATAGGCCTTGCATTTGGTACAAGTTTGATCAGTGTTTTTGCAAGGCTTGGCGGTGGAATTTATACAAAAGCAGCCGATGTTGGCGCTGATCTTGTGGGTAAAGTGGAGGCAGGAATTCCAGAGGATGACCCCAGAAACCCGGCAGTTATAGCAGACAATGTTGGTGATAATGTTGGCGATTGTGCTGGAATGGCTGCAGATGTTTTTGAGACATTTACCGTGACAACCGTTGCGGCAATGGTTTTAGGTCATACTCTGTTTGATAAACCCGGTGTAGTTGGTATAGCTGCAATGTTCCCGCTGCTTATTGGTGCTATAGCTTCTGTTAGTGCAATTATCGGAACTTTTTTTGTTAAACTACCAAAATCAAACAACATTATGGGTGCTTTCTACAAAGGAATGCTTGCAACAGCGATTATTGCACTTGTGGTTATATATTTTGCGGCTCAAAAGTTCTTTGCAGGCGGCATAGCCTACTCCTGGGGCACAGTGACACCCACAAACATATTCATATCTGCCTTAATCGGAATGGCTATTACTGCACTTTTGATGTTTATAACAGAATATTACACCTCTTATGAGTACAATCCTGTAAAATCGATTGCAAAGGCTTCTGTAACAGGTCATGCAACAAACATAATTCAGGGTATGGCTGTAATGCTTAAGGCTCCCGCTCTACCAGCCATAGTGATCGCTTTGGGTATGTTTTTCTCATACAAATTAGCCGGCCTTTACGGTATTGCAATTGCAGCGGCTGCCATGCTTTCACTAACAGGTATGGTAATATCCATCGACTCATACGGTCCAATAACAGACAACGCTGGCGGAATTGCAGAGATGGCTGAACTTGATGAAACGGTTAGAGCTGTAACAGATCCACTCGATGCTGTGGGTAACACAACAAAAGCTGTTACAAAGGGATTTGCTATAGGTTCTGCTGCTTTGGCTGCCCTTGTGCTGTTTGCAGAATACACCCGTTCAATAGGTGCAGGCACATCTTCATTTGATTTGAGCAATCCGCTTGTACTGGTTGGATTGCTACTGGGTGGTTTGCTGCCGTTCTACTTCGGCGCAATGAGTATGGAGGCTGTTGGTGTTGCTGGTGGAATGATGGTGGAAGAGGTTAGAAGACAGTTTAAAACGATCAAGGGTATTTTAGAGGGTAAAGCCAAACCCGATTATGCTGCATGCGTTGATATTGTTACAAAAGAATCCTTAAAGAAGATGATAGCGCCAGGATTAATACCTGTACTGGGTCCAATAATCGTATATATCCTGTTTGGCAAGATTGCACTTGGCGCTTTGTCTATGGGTGCGATTATTACAGGGTTCTTCCTTGCAGTTTCAATGACAAGTGGCGGTGGTGCATGGGATAATGCTAAAAAATACATAGAAGATGGTAATTTTGGCGGAAAAGGAAGTGAGGCTCATAAGGCAGCTGTCACAGGTGATACAGTTGGAGATCCTCTGAAGGATACAGCAGGTCCTGCCATCAACCCGATGATTAAAATCATAAATATCATTGCTATCTTGATTGTTTTGACAAACTTTTAAAAAGAGAGGGGGCTATAGCCCCCGTTTTGCTAAGAATCCCAACAAGGGGTTTTTAGCAAAATAAATCAGGGAGGATAGTGATGGAAGAAACAAATCTTCTGTATGAGGGTAAGGCAAAAAAAGTTTATGAAACTGAAGATCCAGACCTGCTCATTATTTATTTTAAGGATGATGCTACGGCTTTCAATGGAAAAAAACATGCTATAATAGATGAAAAGGGCGCACTGAATAAAACCATTACGGTCAAAGCATTTAACTGGATGAATGAATGCGGTATTCCAAACCATTTTGTTGAAGAAAACTCAGGTAGAGAGATAGTGGTTAAACGCTTAAAAATGGTGCCTGTTGAGGTGGTAGTTAGAAATGTTATTGCAGGTTCTTTAGCAAAAAGGCTTGGTTTAAAAGTGGGTGAAAAACTCCCAGAACCCTTAATTGAGTTTTATCTAAAAAGCGATGAGCTTGACGATCCTATGATCACAGAGCAACATATAAAGGTTTTTGGCTGGGCAGATGAAAAAACCATAGAAAAAATGAAAGAGTTGGCCTTAAAGGTTAATGATTGTTTGAAAGAAAGATTTGATAGAGCGGGTATTGAGCTTGTTGATTTTAAGCTTGAGTTTGGTTTTGACCCAGATGGCAATCTTATTGTTGGAGATGAGTTTACACCTGATGGGGCAAGGCTGTGGGATAAAGAAACTAAAGAGGTTCTGGATAAAGATAGATTCAGAAAAGACCTTGGTGATTTAATAGAAGGTTATGAAAAAATCCTTATGAAAATTTCGAGGATATAGCATGAAATATGTGGTGATTGTAAAACCCAAAAAAGGCATCTTAGACCCTCAGGGAAAGGCTATTAAAAAGGTTTCGGAAAACTATACGGGCAAAAAGATAGAGGATATAAGAGTGGGCAAATACTTTGAAATAACACTTAATGAGCCAGATGATGAGTTGATAGAAACAGTTGCAAAAAATATCCTTTCAAATGAAGTTATAGAGGATTATGAGGTTATAAAGAAGTGAAGGTAGCCATCGTCAGGTTTCTTGGAACAAACTGTGATTTTGATTGTAAATACGCATGTGATACATTAGGTATTAAAAGCGAGTTTGTCTTTTATACGCAAATAGATTTAAACGGTTTTGATACTGTTATCCTGCCTGGCGGATTTTCATACGGAGATTATCTAAGAAGTGGTGCACTGGCAAAATTTTCACCAGTGATGGACAGTGTTAGAGAGCTTGCAAAAAAAGGCTATCCTGTTATTGGTATCTGCAACGGCTTTCAGATTTTAATAGAAAGTGGTCTACTAAAAGGTGCTCTACTTAAAAATAAAACCTTAAGGTTTATTCATAAGGATGTGTATTTAAAGGTTGAAAAAAGCAGGTGTTATTTTACAAAAAATATCAAGTCAGAAAGTGTATTAAAGATGCCTATAGCGCATGCAGAGGGCAATTATTTCTGTAGCGATGACTACCTTAAATATCTTCTTGATAACGATATGATTGTATTAAGATATGCTTCAAAAAATGGTCATATAAATGATACATACAACCCCAACGGGTCAGTTTACAACATTGCAGGCATTTGCAATGAAAACGGCAATGTGTTTGGTTTGATGCCACACCCAGAAAGGGTTGTGGGCGATCTGGGTAGAGATGGAGAAATCATTTTTAAACACCTGCTTTAGGAGGCAGTTGTGTTTGAAAGAAGTAAGCAGTTGTTTGAAGATGCAAAAAAGGTGATAGCTGGCGGTGTAAATAGTCCTGTTAGGGCATTTAAAAGTGTAAACAGAGACCCTCTATTCATAAAGAAAGCCAGAGGATCAAAAATTTACGATGAAGATGGTAATGAATTTATCGATTATGTGAATAGCTGGGGTCCTGCAATTGTTGGACATGCAGATGATGAGGTTATAGATAAAACAAAAGCTGTCCTTGAAAATGGTTTTAGTTTTGGTGCACCAACAATACTTGAGACAGAGCTTGCAAAAAGAATCGTTGAGGCGTTTGATTCTATTGAAAAGGTCAGGTTTGTCAACTCCGGCACTGAGGCCGCAATGAGCGCAATAAGGCTTGCAAGGGGTATAACAGGCAGGGATAATATATTGAAATTCTCAGGTTGCTATCACGGGCATTCAGATAGCCTGCTTGTTGGTGCTGGTTCGGGTTCTTCAACATTTGGTATCCCAACAAGCAAAGGTGTTCCTATAGATTTTGCAAAACACACCCTGCTTGCAGAATTCAACGACTTAGAGGCAACTCAGGATATATTTAAAAAATACGGCGATACAATTGCAGCTATTATTGTTGAGCCTGTGGCGGGCAACATGGGTGTTGTAAGACCTGAAGATGGTTTTTTAGAAGGCTTAAGAAATTTATGTGATAGGTATGGGGCGTTGCTTATTTTTGATGAGGTTATGACAGGTTTCAGGCTCACATATGGCGGAGCACAGCATATCTACAATGTAAAGCCCGATATAACAATCCTGGGCAAGGTTATAGGTGGAGGGTTTCCTGCCGCATGCTTTGGGGCAAAAGCAGAGTTTATGGAGTATTTAGCACCAAATGGTGAAGTGTATCAGGCAGGAACGCTCAGTGGCAACCCCGTTGCAATGGCATGCGGTATAGCAACACTGGATATTTTGAAACGCAAAAATCCATACAAAGAGTTGGAGAAAAATACCCAAAAACTCATTTCCCGCATCGTAGGGCTCGGGGTAGAATATGGAATACCTGTAAGCGGTGAAGCGATCGGTTCTATGTTTTCTGTATTCTTTAGACAAAATAAACCCACAAATTTTTCAGAGGTTAACCAGAGTGATTTAAGGCTATTTAAAAACTACTTCTGGGGCTTACTTGAAAGGGGTATATACATTCCGCCATCACAATTTGAATCAAATTTCATAACTATTAAACATAGCCTTGAAGACATTGAAAATACAATAGTTGCTGTGGAAGAAGTTTTTAGAGAACTTTCTGAAGGCAGATTCTATATATGAATAGAGAAGAAAGAAGAAAAAAAATAAAATACTACAGAGAGCTTTATGATGCAACGACGGTGGGTTTCAGTGTTGTTATAGCTATCCTGATAGGTGGAGGGTTGGGATACTGGCTGGATAGAAAGTTTAATTCATCCCATCACTGGTTGTTTTTTCTTTTTTTAATATTTGGAATCATTGCTGGATTTAAAAATATGTTTTACGGCATAAAAAAGACTGATGATAATAACGATAAAAAAACTTGAAATTCTTTTTGCAATAGTATATTTTTTTTTAGCTTCTGTGTGTTTACTTATTAGCTATGAATGTTTTATAGCCACAACGGCATCAACGGCTGTTGGGCTGGGTGATTGGATTCTTTTAAAATTTATGGCAAAGAAATGGCTAAAAAGGGGCAAGTACTCTTTTTTGGACAGCATGATAAGATTTAGCTTGATAGCCATTTCTATTCTGTTTTTACTAAAACTTCATTTGAATAAGATTGGCATTATTGTGGGTGTATCGGTAGTGCCAATTAGTTTGATGATTACAGCAGTAATGTCTGTATTTAGCAAAAAAACTTCTCTGTGAGGGGGTAAAATGGAGGCGCCAAGTTTTCTTGATTTTATTATCCATGCAACAGGTTTACCCGGATATTTGGTTTTTACCTGGTTTGTTGCTTTATTCGTGTTGGTTCTTGCAATTATTATACGTTTTTCATTGAAACTGCTACCTGAGGGTATTCAAAATGTAGCAGAATCGGTAGTTTACGGTATTTATACATTTGTAGAGGATATTTTGGGCAAAGAAGAAACACCAAAGCACTTTCCTTTGCTGGCAACACTGGCAATATTTATCTTTTTCTGTAATATTACAGAGCTTATACCATGGTTTATAC containing:
- the purS gene encoding phosphoribosylformylglycinamidine synthase subunit PurS, whose product is MKYVVIVKPKKGILDPQGKAIKKVSENYTGKKIEDIRVGKYFEITLNEPDDELIETVAKNILSNEVIEDYEVIKK
- a CDS encoding sodium-translocating pyrophosphatase; translation: MINPTTALYLTFLASFLSIGYALFTAYYVLSQDDGNDRMKEIAKAIQEGAAAFLAREYKSIAIVAVIIFAILWALGAKSEHFGFLTAIGYLTGAILSGLAGFIGMFVAVRTNVKTAQMAKNGLARALNLAFKGGSVTGFLVTGFGLLAIAGFYYVAVYLFKQPVEHTIKALIGLAFGTSLISVFARLGGGIYTKAADVGADLVGKVEAGIPEDDPRNPAVIADNVGDNVGDCAGMAADVFETFTVTTVAAMVLGHTLFDKPGVVGIAAMFPLLIGAIASVSAIIGTFFVKLPKSNNIMGAFYKGMLATAIIALVVIYFAAQKFFAGGIAYSWGTVTPTNIFISALIGMAITALLMFITEYYTSYEYNPVKSIAKASVTGHATNIIQGMAVMLKAPALPAIVIALGMFFSYKLAGLYGIAIAAAAMLSLTGMVISIDSYGPITDNAGGIAEMAELDETVRAVTDPLDAVGNTTKAVTKGFAIGSAALAALVLFAEYTRSIGAGTSSFDLSNPLVLVGLLLGGLLPFYFGAMSMEAVGVAGGMMVEEVRRQFKTIKGILEGKAKPDYAACVDIVTKESLKKMIAPGLIPVLGPIIVYILFGKIALGALSMGAIITGFFLAVSMTSGGGAWDNAKKYIEDGNFGGKGSEAHKAAVTGDTVGDPLKDTAGPAINPMIKIINIIAILIVLTNF
- a CDS encoding CBS domain-containing protein — its product is MRGIKNVFVVGRINPDLDSVASTIALAELKNTIDKENTYIAAVCGGVDEPTQKFLGHFNIPFPKYMKDLRLRVEDVMTSSNVVTVNKDDSVTEIFKLMLKEDLMVVPVVENNGSFVGYFGMIDIARKSISSVMPDIFRKIKTSVKIIKNAVDGETIVPCQKEEETFIATLIMGVMDEEGLLNVIERIEPENAVMVVGNRKDLQKAAIDVGIRCLVLSHGYRPDDELIKKAEENCVSVIVSEYDAFATVGLIEWSTPVESICEKSTITVKPTDLVNDIKEKVYKSSNRALAVTDNQNRVKGIITRTDIIKFNKRNVILVDHSSTANAPEGIFECNVLEIIDHHRLGDIQTGFKTRYRIEPWGATASIIADEFRISGTKPSKTAMLLLLGGILENTNFLNDEKTTEHDIDAAKWLCSVWDVEFNDMVEDIKNAINS
- the purC gene encoding phosphoribosylaminoimidazolesuccinocarboxamide synthase yields the protein MEETNLLYEGKAKKVYETEDPDLLIIYFKDDATAFNGKKHAIIDEKGALNKTITVKAFNWMNECGIPNHFVEENSGREIVVKRLKMVPVEVVVRNVIAGSLAKRLGLKVGEKLPEPLIEFYLKSDELDDPMITEQHIKVFGWADEKTIEKMKELALKVNDCLKERFDRAGIELVDFKLEFGFDPDGNLIVGDEFTPDGARLWDKETKEVLDKDRFRKDLGDLIEGYEKILMKISRI
- a CDS encoding 2,3-bisphosphoglycerate-dependent phosphoglycerate mutase; this translates as MARLVLLRHGKSMWNKLNLFTGWVDVPLALEGINEALEAGEKLKDLCFDVVYTSVLIRAIETAMIALSKSECPKIPIVKHDTGKMKEWANMPDTINQLPVYEVEALNERYYGQLQGLNKQETADKYGADVVHKWRRSYDINPPKGESLKDNYERTIPFFKDTVISDLKTGKNVLIVAHGNSLRAVVKFIENISDNDIPKFEIPTGKPLIYEYENGLFLKKGIDDE
- the hemL gene encoding glutamate-1-semialdehyde 2,1-aminomutase codes for the protein MFERSKQLFEDAKKVIAGGVNSPVRAFKSVNRDPLFIKKARGSKIYDEDGNEFIDYVNSWGPAIVGHADDEVIDKTKAVLENGFSFGAPTILETELAKRIVEAFDSIEKVRFVNSGTEAAMSAIRLARGITGRDNILKFSGCYHGHSDSLLVGAGSGSSTFGIPTSKGVPIDFAKHTLLAEFNDLEATQDIFKKYGDTIAAIIVEPVAGNMGVVRPEDGFLEGLRNLCDRYGALLIFDEVMTGFRLTYGGAQHIYNVKPDITILGKVIGGGFPAACFGAKAEFMEYLAPNGEVYQAGTLSGNPVAMACGIATLDILKRKNPYKELEKNTQKLISRIVGLGVEYGIPVSGEAIGSMFSVFFRQNKPTNFSEVNQSDLRLFKNYFWGLLERGIYIPPSQFESNFITIKHSLEDIENTIVAVEEVFRELSEGRFYI
- a CDS encoding LUD domain-containing protein gives rise to the protein MNSVEQFKENAKLNGVDILSKKELEKFGYSDENYFKKDDIAVVKALAGCADDGSVIVDASQKKWLETVVDVKDLYVLINKNSIKPNKFEAYKPFQDRKYLIFLAAESKTADIEKNLVSGVHGAEKLYYIIIDDER
- a CDS encoding AtpZ/AtpI family protein: MNREERRKKIKYYRELYDATTVGFSVVIAILIGGGLGYWLDRKFNSSHHWLFFLFLIFGIIAGFKNMFYGIKKTDDNNDKKT
- the purQ gene encoding phosphoribosylformylglycinamidine synthase I, whose translation is MKVAIVRFLGTNCDFDCKYACDTLGIKSEFVFYTQIDLNGFDTVILPGGFSYGDYLRSGALAKFSPVMDSVRELAKKGYPVIGICNGFQILIESGLLKGALLKNKTLRFIHKDVYLKVEKSRCYFTKNIKSESVLKMPIAHAEGNYFCSDDYLKYLLDNDMIVLRYASKNGHINDTYNPNGSVYNIAGICNENGNVFGLMPHPERVVGDLGRDGEIIFKHLL